Genomic DNA from Microbaculum marinisediminis:
ATGCCGCGCGCCGAGATGCGCCGGTCTTCGGGAATGTCGGCCTCGAACTTCGCGGGATCGTGCTTCTCGTCGGTCGCGGCATACGAGCCGAGCCATTCATTGACGATCGGCGACAGGTCGCCGTCGAAGTCGGTGTCCTCGCCCGGGATCGGCAGGTCGAGCAGCGCCCTGTCGCAGAACACCTCGCTCTCGCCGGTCTTCGCCAGGATGATGAACTCGTGGCTCATGTCGCCGCCGATCGGCCCCGAATCGGCCGCCATCGGGATTGCCTTCAGACCGAGCCGGGCGAAGGTGCGCAGGTAGGCCACAAACATCTTGTTGTAGGAGCGCCGCGCCGACTCCTGATCGAGGTCGAACGAATAGGCGTCCTTCATCAGGAACTCGCGCGAGCGCATGACGCCGAAGCGCGGGCGCACCTCGTCGCGGAACTTCCACTGGATGTGGTACAGGTTGAGCGGCAGGTCCTTGTAGGAGCGGACATAGGCCCGGAAGATCTCGGTGATCATCTCCTCGTTGGTCGGACCGAACAGCATGTCCCGTTCGTGCCGGTCCTGAATGCGCAGCATCTCCTTGCCGTAGTCGTCGTAACGCCCGCTTTCGCGCCACAGGTCGGCGGCCTGGATCGTCGGCATCAGCAGTTCGATCGCGCCGGCGCGATTCTGCTCCTCGCGGACAATCTGTTCGACTTTCTTCAGGACCCGGTGGCCGAGCGGAAGCCAGGCATAGATGCCGGCCGCCTCCTGGCGGACCATGCCCGCGCGCAGCATCAATCGATGCGAGACGATTTCGGCTTCCTTGGGGGTCTCTTTGAGGATCGGCAGGAAGTAGCGTGACAGGCGCATAGGGGCTGGGAATCCAATGTGTTGGGTGTCGCGGGCGACACAAGCGCATCGGCGACGAAAAGACAAGGCCGACGATAGCCTTCCCGGCAACGCTCGATCGGCGGCGACGTGACAATCCGGTCAGCCGGACCATCCAGCAGCGGAAATGGCATTGTTCACATTGCGAACAATCGCGCGGATTGCGGACGAAATGTTGCGATTGGCATTCACGACAAGAAACATATTGCAACGGTCGAATGGCTGCGTATTGTAGCAGCCACAAAAGGCCAAATGCCCAGGCGCACCTTCGAGAAGGTGACATCGGCCCAGGTCTCGGGAGGAAGCTGCTCTTATGCCGGCGCAGTTCGGCGCAGAGCCCTGTGGTTAGGTGGAGGCCGCCGGACCATAGCGAGAAGACTTTTAAGAGCAAGGCGAAAGCCTTGCTTTTTTATTTCCAGTCCTTCGGCGTGAAATCCGGCAGCAACGGGATGTCGTCCAGCGTCAGCCCGCCATAGCCGATGACGGCATAGAGGATCGCGAAGAGCACGGCCGACACCAGCGTCGTGGCGATCAGCTTGCGTACCAGAAGCGGCCGTTCGGGCGCGCTTTCCGTCGACCCCGGAACCACCTCGCCCGACTCCTCCTGGGAGCGCACGCCCCAGGGCAGCACCGCGAACAGGACGATCCACCAGAGAACGAAATAGACTGCAATGGCGCTTGTGATCGGCACGGTCAGAACCCCCGGCTCAAGCCTGTTCCAACTCGACGAGCGTACCGCAGAAGTCTTTCGGGTGCAGGAAGAGCACCGGCTTTCCGTGTGCGCCTATCTTCGGTTCGCCGCTGCCGAGCACCCGCGCCCCGTCGGCGATCAGCTTGTCGCGGGCGGCGATGATGTCGTCGACCTCGTAGCAGATATGGTGGATGCCCCCGTCCGGATTGCGCTCCAGGAAACGCGCGATCGGCGAATTCTCGCCATAGGGCTCCAGCAGCTCGATCTTGGTATTGGGCAGGTTGATGAACACGGTGGTGACACCGTGATCCGGCTGCGGGACGGCCTGCGACACCTCGGCGCCCAGCGTGTCGCGATAGGTGGCCGTGGCGGCCGCGATATCGGGCACCGCGATGGCCACGTGGTTCAGACGTCCGAGCATGTTGTCCCCTTTACCAGGCGCGAGTACGAGCTTCGCCGCGGCTCATACCGCGACGACGAAGACATGACAAACGGGCTTTTTGCCCCAGCCCGCCATCACCGCGTTGCGTACGGCCCGGCGCAGCGAATCCTCCAGCGCATCGGGATCGCGCCGCCGCGCCCGCGGCATCCCCGCCATCACCTTCTCGACCGCGTCGTGAACGATCTCGAGAAACGGCTCGTTGTTGCCGTCACGCTCTGGAACGCCGTCGAGTTCGACCTCCACATCGCCGACCAGGTCGCCCCGGGCGTCGACGGCGAGCGCCACGCCGACGAAGCCGACATAAGCGAGCTTGCGCCGCTCGCGGACGGAATCGCTGTCGGAGCGGACGATCAGCCGCCCGTCCTTGTAGAGCCGCCCCACCGGCACCTTGTCCACGATCTCGGCAGCCCCCGGACCAAGTCGCACCATGTCGCCATTGTAGGCGGTGACGACCTGCCCGACTTTCATCTCGCGGGCCAGCCGTGCGTGCGCGGCCAGATGCTGCGCCTCTCCGTGGACCGGAACGGCGATGTCGGGCCGCACCCAGGCATACATGTCGCGCAGCTCGTCCTGACGGGGATGCCCCGACGTATGAACGAGGGCGTCGCGGTCCGTGACTATCTCGATCCCTGCCCTGACCAGCGCATTGACGACCGTGCCGATCTCCCGCTCGTTTCCCGGGATGGTGCGGGCCGAATAGACGACGCGGTCGCCTGAGACCAGTTTCACGTTCGGGTGGCTGCCGGCCGCGATCCGCGTCAGCGCGGCGCGCGGCTCGCCCTGGCTGCCGGTGCACAACAGCACCACCTTGTCGCGCGGCAGCGAGTCGTACATCTCCTCGCCCAGAAACGCCGGCAATCCGTCGAGCAGGCCGTTTTCGCGGGCGACCGTGATCACGCGCTTCATCGCGCGCCCGACCACGACGACGCTGCGACCGGCCGCGGCGGCCGCCTCGCCGATCGATCGGATGCGTGCGACGTTGGAGGCGAACGCGGTGACCGCGACCCGATTCGGCGCGGTCGCGATCACCTCGGCCAGCCCCTTGCCGACGTCTCCCTCCCCCGGCGACCGCCCGTCGCGCAGGACGTTGGTCGAATCGCAGATCATCGCCCGGCAGCCTTCGTGCCCGAGCGCGATGAAAGGCGCGGGATCGAACGGCGCGCCGACCACCGGATCCTTGTCGATCTTCCAGTCCGCGGTGTGCAGCACGGTGCCCGCCGGCGTCCGGATGACCACGGAGTTCGGCTCCGGGATGGAGTGCGTCACGGGTATCAGCTCGATGTCGAACGGACCGACCGAGAAACGCCCTCCGACCGGAACCGTCTCGATCGGAATATCCGGCGCGCCCGGCTCCTCCTGGATCTTCGCCGCCAGGAGACTGCCGGTGAACGGCGTCGCGTACACCTTCGCCCCGAGCCGCGGCCACAGGTCCGGCAGCGCCCCGAAATGGTCCTCATGGGCGTGCGTCAGCAGGATGCCGACGAGTTCGCCGTGCTCCGCCTCGATGAACGAGATGTCGGGCAGGATGAGATCGATCCCCGGGAGGTGCTCCTCGGCGGCGAAGCTGACGCCGCAATCGACCATCAGCCAGGACCGCCGGCCCGGCGTGCCATAGCCGTAGAGGCCGAGGTTCATGCCGATTTCGCCGACACCGCCGAGCGGCAGGAACACGAGATCCGGTTGGCGCGCCATGGTCGGCTCCTCTAGTCTGTCCTGGGCATCGACGCGGCATCGCCGAAGTGAACGTCACCCGCCGACACCAGAACCCGCTCGCCGGCGGCGGTCCGCACGACCAGCCGGCCGTCGGCATCAAGCGTCTCGAATGTACCGCGAACCTCGCGCGGCCCCGATGTCACCGCGACCGGCCCGCCGACCCCCGACGCCCGTTCGAGCCAGGTCGACCGGATCGCGTCCATGCCCCGGCCGTCATCCCATTGTGCGCAACGCTCGACCCAGCAATCCGACAGCACGGCGAACAGGTCTTCCGCGGTAACGGTCGCGCCCAGATCGGCCAGGCACGTGGCCGGATACGGCACACCGTCCGGCGCGGAGACGACGTTGACGCCGATGCCGACGACGACCGCCGACGCATCGTCATTGCGCGATTCGCCTTCCAGCAGGATCCCGGAGAGCTTTGCTCCGCCGGCAAGCACGTCGTTGGGCCATTTCAGCGTGATCGACGCGTCTCCGATGGCCAAGCGCATCAGCGCATCCGACACAGACAGCCCCGCCACGAAGCCGAGCGTCGCGGCGACATTGACCGGGACCGATGTCGTAAGAAGCAGGCTCGCGGCGAGATTGCCGGGTGGCCCCTGCCAGGCCCGGCCCCGGCGCCCGTGGCCGCTGGTCTGCGACGCCGTGACGAACCACATCGGCCCGCCCTCGCCGGTGCGAACGCACTTCAGGGCCTCGTCGTTGGTCGAGCCGACGGCATCGAAGGCTTCGAGGCGATAGCCGGCGCGCGCGGCGGCGGGCCCGAGCGCGAATCCCATGGTCAGAAGAGCGACTTCGCCGCCGTCCCCGCGGCCTCGACCAACGGCGCCGGATAGACGAAGTAGAGCAGCACGACCACGCCGCTGATGCCGAGCACGGCCTTCAGCTCGCCACCCATGTGCTCGAACGGCGCCACGGGCTCGTCGAAATACATGATCTTGACGATGCGCAGGTAGTAGAAGGCGCCGATGACGCTGGTCAGCACGCCGATGACGGCAAGCGCGTAGAGTTCGGCCTCGATCGCGGCAAGGAACACGTAGAACTTGGCGAAGAAGCCGGCGAGCGGCGGAATGCCGGCGAGCGAGAAGAACAGCACCGCGAGGAAGAACGCCGCCGTTCCGCTGGTACGCGACAATCCGGCAAGATCGTCGATCGTCTCAACGGTCGTGTCGCCACGCCGCATGGAGAGGATGAAGGCGAAGGTGCCAAGCGTCATCGCCAGATAGATCGACATGTAGACGATGACGCCCTGCACGCCCGCCTCGCTGCCGGCGGCGAGCCCGACGAGCGCGTAGCCCATGTTGGCGATCGACGAGTAGGCCATCAGCCGCTTGATGTTGCGCTGACCGATCGCGGCG
This window encodes:
- the proS gene encoding proline--tRNA ligase, which codes for MRLSRYFLPILKETPKEAEIVSHRLMLRAGMVRQEAAGIYAWLPLGHRVLKKVEQIVREEQNRAGAIELLMPTIQAADLWRESGRYDDYGKEMLRIQDRHERDMLFGPTNEEMITEIFRAYVRSYKDLPLNLYHIQWKFRDEVRPRFGVMRSREFLMKDAYSFDLDQESARRSYNKMFVAYLRTFARLGLKAIPMAADSGPIGGDMSHEFIILAKTGESEVFCDRALLDLPIPGEDTDFDGDLSPIVNEWLGSYAATDEKHDPAKFEADIPEDRRISARGIEVGHIFYFGTKYSEPMKAVVAGPDGTEKPVHMGSYGIGPSRLVAAIIEASHDDAGIIWPQSVAPFDVGLINLKSGDAATDGTCEDLYAKLTAAGLDVLYDDTAERAGSKFATAELIGLPWQLVVGPKGLAEGSVELKNRATGEKQSLSVDSALARLIG
- a CDS encoding DUF1467 family protein; this encodes MPITSAIAVYFVLWWIVLFAVLPWGVRSQEESGEVVPGSTESAPERPLLVRKLIATTLVSAVLFAILYAVIGYGGLTLDDIPLLPDFTPKDWK
- the mce gene encoding methylmalonyl-CoA epimerase; translation: MLGRLNHVAIAVPDIAAATATYRDTLGAEVSQAVPQPDHGVTTVFINLPNTKIELLEPYGENSPIARFLERNPDGGIHHICYEVDDIIAARDKLIADGARVLGSGEPKIGAHGKPVLFLHPKDFCGTLVELEQA
- a CDS encoding ribonuclease J, producing the protein MARQPDLVFLPLGGVGEIGMNLGLYGYGTPGRRSWLMVDCGVSFAAEEHLPGIDLILPDISFIEAEHGELVGILLTHAHEDHFGALPDLWPRLGAKVYATPFTGSLLAAKIQEEPGAPDIPIETVPVGGRFSVGPFDIELIPVTHSIPEPNSVVIRTPAGTVLHTADWKIDKDPVVGAPFDPAPFIALGHEGCRAMICDSTNVLRDGRSPGEGDVGKGLAEVIATAPNRVAVTAFASNVARIRSIGEAAAAAGRSVVVVGRAMKRVITVARENGLLDGLPAFLGEEMYDSLPRDKVVLLCTGSQGEPRAALTRIAAGSHPNVKLVSGDRVVYSARTIPGNEREIGTVVNALVRAGIEIVTDRDALVHTSGHPRQDELRDMYAWVRPDIAVPVHGEAQHLAAHARLAREMKVGQVVTAYNGDMVRLGPGAAEIVDKVPVGRLYKDGRLIVRSDSDSVRERRKLAYVGFVGVALAVDARGDLVGDVEVELDGVPERDGNNEPFLEIVHDAVEKVMAGMPRARRRDPDALEDSLRRAVRNAVMAGWGKKPVCHVFVVAV
- a CDS encoding biotin--[acetyl-CoA-carboxylase] ligase encodes the protein MGFALGPAAARAGYRLEAFDAVGSTNDEALKCVRTGEGGPMWFVTASQTSGHGRRGRAWQGPPGNLAASLLLTTSVPVNVAATLGFVAGLSVSDALMRLAIGDASITLKWPNDVLAGGAKLSGILLEGESRNDDASAVVVGIGVNVVSAPDGVPYPATCLADLGATVTAEDLFAVLSDCWVERCAQWDDGRGMDAIRSTWLERASGVGGPVAVTSGPREVRGTFETLDADGRLVVRTAAGERVLVSAGDVHFGDAASMPRTD